The proteins below come from a single Tachysurus fulvidraco isolate hzauxx_2018 chromosome 13, HZAU_PFXX_2.0, whole genome shotgun sequence genomic window:
- the gramd1bb gene encoding protein Aster-B isoform X7, which translates to MVEKGSEHSDTSKSPSTPEQLVTRAYSAQSTRSSSKNSKSHKRLSKKSQSWYNVLSPTYKQRNEDFRKLFKQLPDTERLIVDYSCALQRDILLQGRLYLSENWICFYSNIFRWETLLTVRLKDICSMTKEKTARLIPNAIQVCTDSEKHFFTSFGARDRTYMMMFRLWQNALLDKPLCPKELWHFVHQCYGNELGLTSDDEDYVPPDDDFNTMGYSEEIPAEENEVSNDNSSKSSGENKQDSSPQSHKRSITNSTITSMPSSTDLPLAFALAPEEYTDCLPDPELLTLPLLTDEKTCEPAERQLGPVSSPSLDFNDNEDIPTELSDSSDTDDEEVEVQAFHDDLNGRQYINEVFKFSVDKMYSFLFTESQFMADFMEQRRFTDVVFQPWKKEEAGNQRREIMYTISLSNPLAPKTANVSETQTLYKASQEKECYIIDAEVVTHDVPYHDYFYTLNRYTLTRVAKNKCRLRVSTELRYRKQPWGLVKGFIEKNFWSGLEENFRSLELELTKAEELILEVHGPSPKTKALKNSTLRRRKRPLPHLRTPHMEETLSPVTTPTDEEVIHRIKHVSAGSTQTRHIPEHTPRGGAFCKLSKLLLIISFVICLSLVLLVFLNMMLFYKLWMLEYSAQSLMTWQGLRLDESKLPQTQVEWAQLLESQQRFHEAELQKWREIIKSSVLLLDQMKDSLLSLQRGVTFRDYGSDSDEKRTRYH; encoded by the exons TCTCACAAGCGACTGTCCAAA AAAagtcagagctggtacaat GTTCTCAGCCCCACCTATAAGCAGCGAAATGAAGACTTCAGGAAGCTCTTCAAACAGCTCCCGGATACAGAGCGCCTCATTGTGG ACTACTCCTGTGCTCTGCAGAGGGACATCCTCCTGCAGGGAAGACTCTACCTCTCCGAGAACTGGatctgtttctatagcaacatctTCCGCTGGGAGACACTA cTGACGGTGCGTCTGAAGGACATTTGCTCCATGACTAAAGAAAAGACGGCGCGTCTCATTCCCAATGCCATCCAAGTGTGCACAGACTCTGAGAAG CACTTCTTCACATCGTTCGGGGCGAGGGACAGGACGTACATGATGATGTTCCGGCTCTGGCAGAACGCTCTGCTGGATAAG CCCCTGTGTCCGAAGGAACTGTGGCACTTTGTGCATCAGTGCTATGGTAACGAGCTCGGGCTGACCAGTGACGATGAAGACTACGTTCCCCCCGATGATGACTTTAACACTAtggg ttACTCTGAAGAGATCCCTGCTGAAGAGAACGAGGTCAGTAATGATAACTCATCTAAGAGCAGCGGAGAGAATAAGCAGGACAGCAGCCCACAGTCACACAAGAGGTCAATCACAAACTCCACCATCACATCCATGCCCAGCAGCACAGACCTGCCTCTGGCT TTTGCGCTTGCTCCCGAGGAGTACACGGACTGTCTGCCCGACCCGGAGCTCCTCACGTTGCCTCTGCTGACTGACGAGAAGACCTGCGAGCCTGCAGAGCGACAGCTGGGTCCCGTGTCTTCGCCTTCTCTCGACTTCAACGATAACGAAGATATCCCGACCGAGCTCAGCGATTCGTCTGACACAGACGACGAAG aaGTGGAGGTACAGGCGTTCCATGATGACCTAAACGGGCGTCAGTACATTAATGAGGTGTTTAAATTCAGCGTGGATAAAATGTACTCGTTCCTCTTCACCGAGTCGCAGTTCATGGCAGACTTCATGGAGCAGCGCAGATTCACAG atgtaGTGTTCCAGCCTTGGAAGAAAGAGGAAGCAGGGAACCAGAGGAGAGAAATCATGTACACCATCTCACTCTCCAACCCACTGGCTCCCAAAACAGCCAATGTCAGCGAGACACAG ACTCTGTACAAAGCCAGCCAGGAGAAAGAGTGTTACATCATCGATGCAGAAGTTGTCACTCACGATGTTCCTTATCACGACTATTTCTACACACTCAACCGctacacactcactcgcgtGGCCAAGAACAAGTGTCGGCTCAG GGTTTCTACAGAGCTGCGATACAGGAAGCAGCCTTGGGGACTGGTCAAAGGTTTCATCGAGAAGAACTTCTGGAGCGGATTGGAGGAGAACTTCAGGAGCCTCG AGCTCGAGCTGACGAAAGCCGAAGAGCTCATATTAGAAGTACACGGGCCGTCACCGAAAACCAAAGCTCTGAAAAACTCCACCCTGAGGCGGAGAAAAAGGCCCCTTCCCCACCTGCGCACACCTCACATGGAGGAAACACTCAGCCCTGTGACTACACCCACTGATGAGGAAGTCATCCATAGAATCAAGCATGTATCAG CAGGCTCCACCCAAACGAGacacattcctgaacacacccCCAGAGGCGGAGCCTTCTGCAAACTCTCCAAATTGCTGCTCATTATCAGTTTCGT GATCTGCTTAAG CCTGGTGCTTTTGGTTTTCCTAAACATGATGCTCTTCTATAAGCTGTGGATGCTGGAGTACTCCGCTCAGAGTCTTATGACCTGGCAAGGTCTCCGTCTGGACGAGAG taAATTACCTCAGACGCAGGTGGAATGGGCTCAGCTTCTAGAGTCTCAGCAGCGCTTCCATGAAGCCGAACTACAGAAATGGAGAGAAATCATCAAATCATCAGTTCTGCTGCTAGACCAG ATGAAGGACTCTTTGCTGAGTCTGCAGAGAGGTGTAACTTTTAGAGACTATGGCTCAGACTCGGACGAGAAACGGACTCGCTACCATTGA
- the gramd1bb gene encoding protein Aster-B isoform X4, translated as MAASTASNSTRSSPACSPVLRKRCRSPTVPSLEGENMVEKGSEHSDTSKSPSTPEQLVTRAYSAQSTRSSSKNSKSHKRLSKKSQSWYNVLSPTYKQRNEDFRKLFKQLPDTERLIVDYSCALQRDILLQGRLYLSENWICFYSNIFRWETLLTVRLKDICSMTKEKTARLIPNAIQVCTDSEKHFFTSFGARDRTYMMMFRLWQNALLDKPLCPKELWHFVHQCYGNELGLTSDDEDYVPPDDDFNTMGYSEEIPAEENEVSNDNSSKSSGENKQDSSPQSHKRSITNSTITSMPSSTDLPLAFALAPEEYTDCLPDPELLTLPLLTDEKTCEPAERQLGPVSSPSLDFNDNEDIPTELSDSSDTDDEEVEVQAFHDDLNGRQYINEVFKFSVDKMYSFLFTESQFMADFMEQRRFTDVVFQPWKKEEAGNQRREIMYTISLSNPLAPKTANVSETQTLYKASQEKECYIIDAEVVTHDVPYHDYFYTLNRYTLTRVAKNKCRLRVSTELRYRKQPWGLVKGFIEKNFWSGLEENFRSLELELTKAEELILEVHGPSPKTKALKNSTLRRRKRPLPHLRTPHMEETLSPVTTPTDEEVIHRIKHVSAGSTQTRHIPEHTPRGGAFCKLSKLLLIISFVICLSLVLLVFLNMMLFYKLWMLEYSAQSLMTWQGLRLDESKLPQTQVEWAQLLESQQRFHEAELQKWREIIKSSVLLLDQMKDSLLSLQRGVTFRDYGSDSDEKRTRYH; from the exons TCTCACAAGCGACTGTCCAAA AAAagtcagagctggtacaat GTTCTCAGCCCCACCTATAAGCAGCGAAATGAAGACTTCAGGAAGCTCTTCAAACAGCTCCCGGATACAGAGCGCCTCATTGTGG ACTACTCCTGTGCTCTGCAGAGGGACATCCTCCTGCAGGGAAGACTCTACCTCTCCGAGAACTGGatctgtttctatagcaacatctTCCGCTGGGAGACACTA cTGACGGTGCGTCTGAAGGACATTTGCTCCATGACTAAAGAAAAGACGGCGCGTCTCATTCCCAATGCCATCCAAGTGTGCACAGACTCTGAGAAG CACTTCTTCACATCGTTCGGGGCGAGGGACAGGACGTACATGATGATGTTCCGGCTCTGGCAGAACGCTCTGCTGGATAAG CCCCTGTGTCCGAAGGAACTGTGGCACTTTGTGCATCAGTGCTATGGTAACGAGCTCGGGCTGACCAGTGACGATGAAGACTACGTTCCCCCCGATGATGACTTTAACACTAtggg ttACTCTGAAGAGATCCCTGCTGAAGAGAACGAGGTCAGTAATGATAACTCATCTAAGAGCAGCGGAGAGAATAAGCAGGACAGCAGCCCACAGTCACACAAGAGGTCAATCACAAACTCCACCATCACATCCATGCCCAGCAGCACAGACCTGCCTCTGGCT TTTGCGCTTGCTCCCGAGGAGTACACGGACTGTCTGCCCGACCCGGAGCTCCTCACGTTGCCTCTGCTGACTGACGAGAAGACCTGCGAGCCTGCAGAGCGACAGCTGGGTCCCGTGTCTTCGCCTTCTCTCGACTTCAACGATAACGAAGATATCCCGACCGAGCTCAGCGATTCGTCTGACACAGACGACGAAG aaGTGGAGGTACAGGCGTTCCATGATGACCTAAACGGGCGTCAGTACATTAATGAGGTGTTTAAATTCAGCGTGGATAAAATGTACTCGTTCCTCTTCACCGAGTCGCAGTTCATGGCAGACTTCATGGAGCAGCGCAGATTCACAG atgtaGTGTTCCAGCCTTGGAAGAAAGAGGAAGCAGGGAACCAGAGGAGAGAAATCATGTACACCATCTCACTCTCCAACCCACTGGCTCCCAAAACAGCCAATGTCAGCGAGACACAG ACTCTGTACAAAGCCAGCCAGGAGAAAGAGTGTTACATCATCGATGCAGAAGTTGTCACTCACGATGTTCCTTATCACGACTATTTCTACACACTCAACCGctacacactcactcgcgtGGCCAAGAACAAGTGTCGGCTCAG GGTTTCTACAGAGCTGCGATACAGGAAGCAGCCTTGGGGACTGGTCAAAGGTTTCATCGAGAAGAACTTCTGGAGCGGATTGGAGGAGAACTTCAGGAGCCTCG AGCTCGAGCTGACGAAAGCCGAAGAGCTCATATTAGAAGTACACGGGCCGTCACCGAAAACCAAAGCTCTGAAAAACTCCACCCTGAGGCGGAGAAAAAGGCCCCTTCCCCACCTGCGCACACCTCACATGGAGGAAACACTCAGCCCTGTGACTACACCCACTGATGAGGAAGTCATCCATAGAATCAAGCATGTATCAG CAGGCTCCACCCAAACGAGacacattcctgaacacacccCCAGAGGCGGAGCCTTCTGCAAACTCTCCAAATTGCTGCTCATTATCAGTTTCGT GATCTGCTTAAG CCTGGTGCTTTTGGTTTTCCTAAACATGATGCTCTTCTATAAGCTGTGGATGCTGGAGTACTCCGCTCAGAGTCTTATGACCTGGCAAGGTCTCCGTCTGGACGAGAG taAATTACCTCAGACGCAGGTGGAATGGGCTCAGCTTCTAGAGTCTCAGCAGCGCTTCCATGAAGCCGAACTACAGAAATGGAGAGAAATCATCAAATCATCAGTTCTGCTGCTAGACCAG ATGAAGGACTCTTTGCTGAGTCTGCAGAGAGGTGTAACTTTTAGAGACTATGGCTCAGACTCGGACGAGAAACGGACTCGCTACCATTGA
- the gramd1bb gene encoding protein Aster-B isoform X5 has protein sequence MRSTASNSTRSSPACSPVLRKRCRSPTVPSLEGENMVEKGSEHSDTSKSPSTPEQLVTRAYSAQSTRSSSKNSKSHKRLSKKSQSWYNVLSPTYKQRNEDFRKLFKQLPDTERLIVDYSCALQRDILLQGRLYLSENWICFYSNIFRWETLLTVRLKDICSMTKEKTARLIPNAIQVCTDSEKHFFTSFGARDRTYMMMFRLWQNALLDKPLCPKELWHFVHQCYGNELGLTSDDEDYVPPDDDFNTMGYSEEIPAEENEVSNDNSSKSSGENKQDSSPQSHKRSITNSTITSMPSSTDLPLAFALAPEEYTDCLPDPELLTLPLLTDEKTCEPAERQLGPVSSPSLDFNDNEDIPTELSDSSDTDDEEVEVQAFHDDLNGRQYINEVFKFSVDKMYSFLFTESQFMADFMEQRRFTDVVFQPWKKEEAGNQRREIMYTISLSNPLAPKTANVSETQTLYKASQEKECYIIDAEVVTHDVPYHDYFYTLNRYTLTRVAKNKCRLRVSTELRYRKQPWGLVKGFIEKNFWSGLEENFRSLELELTKAEELILEVHGPSPKTKALKNSTLRRRKRPLPHLRTPHMEETLSPVTTPTDEEVIHRIKHVSAGSTQTRHIPEHTPRGGAFCKLSKLLLIISFVICLSLVLLVFLNMMLFYKLWMLEYSAQSLMTWQGLRLDESKLPQTQVEWAQLLESQQRFHEAELQKWREIIKSSVLLLDQMKDSLLSLQRGVTFRDYGSDSDEKRTRYH, from the exons TCTCACAAGCGACTGTCCAAA AAAagtcagagctggtacaat GTTCTCAGCCCCACCTATAAGCAGCGAAATGAAGACTTCAGGAAGCTCTTCAAACAGCTCCCGGATACAGAGCGCCTCATTGTGG ACTACTCCTGTGCTCTGCAGAGGGACATCCTCCTGCAGGGAAGACTCTACCTCTCCGAGAACTGGatctgtttctatagcaacatctTCCGCTGGGAGACACTA cTGACGGTGCGTCTGAAGGACATTTGCTCCATGACTAAAGAAAAGACGGCGCGTCTCATTCCCAATGCCATCCAAGTGTGCACAGACTCTGAGAAG CACTTCTTCACATCGTTCGGGGCGAGGGACAGGACGTACATGATGATGTTCCGGCTCTGGCAGAACGCTCTGCTGGATAAG CCCCTGTGTCCGAAGGAACTGTGGCACTTTGTGCATCAGTGCTATGGTAACGAGCTCGGGCTGACCAGTGACGATGAAGACTACGTTCCCCCCGATGATGACTTTAACACTAtggg ttACTCTGAAGAGATCCCTGCTGAAGAGAACGAGGTCAGTAATGATAACTCATCTAAGAGCAGCGGAGAGAATAAGCAGGACAGCAGCCCACAGTCACACAAGAGGTCAATCACAAACTCCACCATCACATCCATGCCCAGCAGCACAGACCTGCCTCTGGCT TTTGCGCTTGCTCCCGAGGAGTACACGGACTGTCTGCCCGACCCGGAGCTCCTCACGTTGCCTCTGCTGACTGACGAGAAGACCTGCGAGCCTGCAGAGCGACAGCTGGGTCCCGTGTCTTCGCCTTCTCTCGACTTCAACGATAACGAAGATATCCCGACCGAGCTCAGCGATTCGTCTGACACAGACGACGAAG aaGTGGAGGTACAGGCGTTCCATGATGACCTAAACGGGCGTCAGTACATTAATGAGGTGTTTAAATTCAGCGTGGATAAAATGTACTCGTTCCTCTTCACCGAGTCGCAGTTCATGGCAGACTTCATGGAGCAGCGCAGATTCACAG atgtaGTGTTCCAGCCTTGGAAGAAAGAGGAAGCAGGGAACCAGAGGAGAGAAATCATGTACACCATCTCACTCTCCAACCCACTGGCTCCCAAAACAGCCAATGTCAGCGAGACACAG ACTCTGTACAAAGCCAGCCAGGAGAAAGAGTGTTACATCATCGATGCAGAAGTTGTCACTCACGATGTTCCTTATCACGACTATTTCTACACACTCAACCGctacacactcactcgcgtGGCCAAGAACAAGTGTCGGCTCAG GGTTTCTACAGAGCTGCGATACAGGAAGCAGCCTTGGGGACTGGTCAAAGGTTTCATCGAGAAGAACTTCTGGAGCGGATTGGAGGAGAACTTCAGGAGCCTCG AGCTCGAGCTGACGAAAGCCGAAGAGCTCATATTAGAAGTACACGGGCCGTCACCGAAAACCAAAGCTCTGAAAAACTCCACCCTGAGGCGGAGAAAAAGGCCCCTTCCCCACCTGCGCACACCTCACATGGAGGAAACACTCAGCCCTGTGACTACACCCACTGATGAGGAAGTCATCCATAGAATCAAGCATGTATCAG CAGGCTCCACCCAAACGAGacacattcctgaacacacccCCAGAGGCGGAGCCTTCTGCAAACTCTCCAAATTGCTGCTCATTATCAGTTTCGT GATCTGCTTAAG CCTGGTGCTTTTGGTTTTCCTAAACATGATGCTCTTCTATAAGCTGTGGATGCTGGAGTACTCCGCTCAGAGTCTTATGACCTGGCAAGGTCTCCGTCTGGACGAGAG taAATTACCTCAGACGCAGGTGGAATGGGCTCAGCTTCTAGAGTCTCAGCAGCGCTTCCATGAAGCCGAACTACAGAAATGGAGAGAAATCATCAAATCATCAGTTCTGCTGCTAGACCAG ATGAAGGACTCTTTGCTGAGTCTGCAGAGAGGTGTAACTTTTAGAGACTATGGCTCAGACTCGGACGAGAAACGGACTCGCTACCATTGA
- the gramd1bb gene encoding protein Aster-B isoform X6: protein MEGSQMDWEILLELEETLGRLLLLQGSAVPYSLPRSSTETQSEVEDQEDEDIPAVLSPTYKQRNEDFRKLFKQLPDTERLIVDYSCALQRDILLQGRLYLSENWICFYSNIFRWETLLTVRLKDICSMTKEKTARLIPNAIQVCTDSEKHFFTSFGARDRTYMMMFRLWQNALLDKPLCPKELWHFVHQCYGNELGLTSDDEDYVPPDDDFNTMGYSEEIPAEENEVSNDNSSKSSGENKQDSSPQSHKRSITNSTITSMPSSTDLPLAFALAPEEYTDCLPDPELLTLPLLTDEKTCEPAERQLGPVSSPSLDFNDNEDIPTELSDSSDTDDEEVEVQAFHDDLNGRQYINEVFKFSVDKMYSFLFTESQFMADFMEQRRFTDVVFQPWKKEEAGNQRREIMYTISLSNPLAPKTANVSETQTLYKASQEKECYIIDAEVVTHDVPYHDYFYTLNRYTLTRVAKNKCRLRVSTELRYRKQPWGLVKGFIEKNFWSGLEENFRSLELELTKAEELILEVHGPSPKTKALKNSTLRRRKRPLPHLRTPHMEETLSPVTTPTDEEVIHRIKHVSAGSTQTRHIPEHTPRGGAFCKLSKLLLIISFVICLSLVLLVFLNMMLFYKLWMLEYSAQSLMTWQGLRLDESKLPQTQVEWAQLLESQQRFHEAELQKWREIIKSSVLLLDQMKDSLLSLQRGVTFRDYGSDSDEKRTRYH from the exons ATGGAAGGTTCTCAGATGGACTGGGAAATCTTGCTGGAGCTGGAGGAGACTCTTGGCaggttgctgctgctgcagggCTCAGCGGTGCCTTACAGCCTTCCACGGAGTTCCACGGAAACCCAGTCAGAGGTGGAGGACCAGGAAGACGAGGACATCCCAGCT GTTCTCAGCCCCACCTATAAGCAGCGAAATGAAGACTTCAGGAAGCTCTTCAAACAGCTCCCGGATACAGAGCGCCTCATTGTGG ACTACTCCTGTGCTCTGCAGAGGGACATCCTCCTGCAGGGAAGACTCTACCTCTCCGAGAACTGGatctgtttctatagcaacatctTCCGCTGGGAGACACTA cTGACGGTGCGTCTGAAGGACATTTGCTCCATGACTAAAGAAAAGACGGCGCGTCTCATTCCCAATGCCATCCAAGTGTGCACAGACTCTGAGAAG CACTTCTTCACATCGTTCGGGGCGAGGGACAGGACGTACATGATGATGTTCCGGCTCTGGCAGAACGCTCTGCTGGATAAG CCCCTGTGTCCGAAGGAACTGTGGCACTTTGTGCATCAGTGCTATGGTAACGAGCTCGGGCTGACCAGTGACGATGAAGACTACGTTCCCCCCGATGATGACTTTAACACTAtggg ttACTCTGAAGAGATCCCTGCTGAAGAGAACGAGGTCAGTAATGATAACTCATCTAAGAGCAGCGGAGAGAATAAGCAGGACAGCAGCCCACAGTCACACAAGAGGTCAATCACAAACTCCACCATCACATCCATGCCCAGCAGCACAGACCTGCCTCTGGCT TTTGCGCTTGCTCCCGAGGAGTACACGGACTGTCTGCCCGACCCGGAGCTCCTCACGTTGCCTCTGCTGACTGACGAGAAGACCTGCGAGCCTGCAGAGCGACAGCTGGGTCCCGTGTCTTCGCCTTCTCTCGACTTCAACGATAACGAAGATATCCCGACCGAGCTCAGCGATTCGTCTGACACAGACGACGAAG aaGTGGAGGTACAGGCGTTCCATGATGACCTAAACGGGCGTCAGTACATTAATGAGGTGTTTAAATTCAGCGTGGATAAAATGTACTCGTTCCTCTTCACCGAGTCGCAGTTCATGGCAGACTTCATGGAGCAGCGCAGATTCACAG atgtaGTGTTCCAGCCTTGGAAGAAAGAGGAAGCAGGGAACCAGAGGAGAGAAATCATGTACACCATCTCACTCTCCAACCCACTGGCTCCCAAAACAGCCAATGTCAGCGAGACACAG ACTCTGTACAAAGCCAGCCAGGAGAAAGAGTGTTACATCATCGATGCAGAAGTTGTCACTCACGATGTTCCTTATCACGACTATTTCTACACACTCAACCGctacacactcactcgcgtGGCCAAGAACAAGTGTCGGCTCAG GGTTTCTACAGAGCTGCGATACAGGAAGCAGCCTTGGGGACTGGTCAAAGGTTTCATCGAGAAGAACTTCTGGAGCGGATTGGAGGAGAACTTCAGGAGCCTCG AGCTCGAGCTGACGAAAGCCGAAGAGCTCATATTAGAAGTACACGGGCCGTCACCGAAAACCAAAGCTCTGAAAAACTCCACCCTGAGGCGGAGAAAAAGGCCCCTTCCCCACCTGCGCACACCTCACATGGAGGAAACACTCAGCCCTGTGACTACACCCACTGATGAGGAAGTCATCCATAGAATCAAGCATGTATCAG CAGGCTCCACCCAAACGAGacacattcctgaacacacccCCAGAGGCGGAGCCTTCTGCAAACTCTCCAAATTGCTGCTCATTATCAGTTTCGT GATCTGCTTAAG CCTGGTGCTTTTGGTTTTCCTAAACATGATGCTCTTCTATAAGCTGTGGATGCTGGAGTACTCCGCTCAGAGTCTTATGACCTGGCAAGGTCTCCGTCTGGACGAGAG taAATTACCTCAGACGCAGGTGGAATGGGCTCAGCTTCTAGAGTCTCAGCAGCGCTTCCATGAAGCCGAACTACAGAAATGGAGAGAAATCATCAAATCATCAGTTCTGCTGCTAGACCAG ATGAAGGACTCTTTGCTGAGTCTGCAGAGAGGTGTAACTTTTAGAGACTATGGCTCAGACTCGGACGAGAAACGGACTCGCTACCATTGA
- the LOC113652391 gene encoding uncharacterized protein LOC113652391, with the protein MHRGISLHMTSRNNKELLEDVVYSLWELETARRRQERLVLCVLADGDTEKEHETLKWQQKQLPDAPGGVMTVLQQHLSEMTMHSNTEGNLDHMSSSGSYEQSEIPSSLRQSRSSPSLSFYNHRGRSMDAYMQDWEGQRARHLHAFLPRSLSAPYSPLEGIAEGVEDAEDDDNGSLWSKGQTPNGEDVNEPDMAPIIHLNEDSGPIGIHCDHQGPTVEVDEGPTEEDIQQAMRVETYILGLLQRYSLNQTLSSTEVLGCAPDHWQELHSYPPDYCDQSENSEWQKWEIFSDENTLQDRYYLGNETDLFSQACKDPSSSINLSTIVADIDSHCIHHPCVSLPLTSESPKQDWKPTSLELAHQLPLGRLYQEERWSSVGQSHMKTTNQSRSEGSFQKQGFTSEPEHSYHTMGWDTDTHSFSEDYMSSQRPWSSTVDLSQEEKATLLRAEERLLRDTHLPFQISPYLCSKYTEQDHHIGNDSNARGTQGEGSDSSLSETCSPASSSKSSDSDDSGGLVWPQQVPPYVPSFSQNAPTAIVRIKASHALKRKILRFRSGSLKVMTTV; encoded by the exons ATGCACCGCGGAATTTCTCTCCACATGACGAGCCGCAATAATAAGGAGCTCCTGGAGGACGTCGTGTACAGCTTGTGGGAGCTGGAAACCGCCAGACGGAGACAGGAGAGACTGGTGCTGTGCGTCCTGGCAGATGGAGACACCGAGAAAGAGCACGAGACTCTGAAATGGCAGCAG AAGCAGCTCCCGGATGCCCCCGGTGGTGTGATGACGGTACTGCAGCAGCACCTCAGTGAGATGACAATGCACTCCAACACAGAAGGCAACCTGGACCACATGTCGAGCTCAG gtTCTTACGAGCAAAGTGAAATTCCGTCTTCATTAAGACAATCGAGATCTTCTCCAAGTCTTTCTTTCTACAACCACAGAGGCAGATCGATGG ATGCGTACATGCAGGACTGGGAGGGTCAAAGGGCACGACACTTGCATGCTTTTCTGCCCCGTTCATTGTCTGCCCCGTACTCCCCTTTAGAGGGCATCGCAGAAGGAGTTGAGGATGCCGAGGATGATGACAATGGATCGCTGTGGTCAAAAGGTCAAACTCCAAATGGAGAGGACGTGAATGAACCTGACATGGCTcccattattcatttaaatgaggATAGTGGCCCAATCGGGATCCATTGTGATCATCAAGGTCCCACTGTCGAGGTGGATGAGGGTCCCACGGAAGAAGACATTCAGCAAGCCATGCGTGTGGAGACCTATATTTTGGGTCTTCTACAACGCTATAGCCTCAACCAAACACTCTCCTCTACAGAAGTCCTCGGTTGTGCTCCTGATCACTGGCAGGAACTACATTCTTATCCACCTGACTACTGTGATCAATCTGAAAATTCAGAGTGGCAAAAATGGGAAATCTTTAGTGATGAAAATACATTACAGGATAGGTACTATCTAGGAAATGAGACTGATCTCTTCTCACAGGCTTGTAAAGATCCAAGCTCCTCCATAAACTTATCCACTATTGTGGCTGATATAGATTCACACTGTATTCATCATCCCTGTGTTTCTTTACCTTTAACTTCTGAATCTCCCAAACAAGACTGGAAACCTACATCTCTGGAACTGGCACATCAGCTGCCCTTAGGCAGACTGTATCAGGAGGAAAGATGGTCATCGGTCGGGCAGAGTCATATGAAGACAACCAACCAGTCTCGATCTGAAGGTAGCTTCCAAAAGCAAGGATTTACCAGTGAACCAGAGCATAGCTATCATACAATGGGGTgggatacagacacacacagtttcagtgAAGATTATATGTCCAGTCAGAGACCCTGGAGCTCCACGGTGGACCTCAGTCAAGAAGAGAAGGCGACGTTGCTCAGAGCAGAAGAACGACtgctcagagacacacacctaCCTTTTCAGATCAGCCCATATTTGTGTAGTAAGTACACTGAGCAGGACCACCACATTGGGAACGATTCAAATGCTAGAGGAACTCAGGGAGAAGGATCTGACTCCAGTTTGAGTGAGACATGTTCTCCAGCGTCCAGCTCAAAGTCAAGTGACTCAGATGACAGTGGGGGCCTTGTCTGGCCTCAACAAGTGCCCCCATATGTGCCTTCTTTCTCCCAGAATGCACCTACTGCTATAGTCAGGATCAAAGCCTCGCATGCACTAAAGAGGAAGATCCTGCGTTTCCGCTCAGGCTCACTAAAGGTCATGACCACTGTATAG